Part of the Brevibacillus brevis genome is shown below.
TTACGTATTTGAGCATCGCAAAGCCCATGACGATACCCGGAATCAACACCGGCGAAATAAAGACCGCGTTCAAGGCAGCCTTTCCCTTGAATTGAAAGCGACTGAGCGCATACGCTGCGGGAATCCCCAGCACCAGCGCCAGAAGATTGCCCAGGAGGGAGACGAAGATGGACGTCTTGAACGTCGTCATAAACATCTCCACGTTGAAAATGTTCTCGTACCAGCGCCAGGAGAAGCCTTGCGGCGGGAACCTCAGCACGGTACTCGGTTCGAACGATGTGAAAGAAATAATGATGAGCGGCCCGAGCAAAAACAGAAACACGAGAAGCGTAAACAGGGCCAGCCCGCGATTTTTCTCCTGCATAGCTTCTACCCCTTCGGATTTAGTTTGGTCGCCAGTTTGTTCATTACAAAAATCACGACAAACGTAATGACGATCATGATCGTGGCAATAACGGAAGCCATGTACCAGTCATTCAAGGTAATGGCGTTTTGGTAAAGGAACGTGGAGATGACCCGCTGTTTGCCGCCCAGCAAAGCCGGCGTCGTGTAAGCGGTCAGGCTGCCTACGAACACGAGGATGCTCCCGATGATCAGTCCCGGCACGCTAAGCGGCACGATGACCTGGCGAAATGCCGTGAACTTGGAGGCGCCCAGACTCTCCGCCGCCTTGATGAGATCAGGGTCGATGTTTTCCATGACGCCGACCAGCGTAATGATGATGAGGGGCAGGAACAGATGGACCAGGCCGATCATCATCGCGGTCGGAGTGTACAGTATGTCCAACGGCTTTTCAAGCAGTCCCAACGAGAGGAGAGAACTGTTCAAAAGCCCCTTTTTTCCGAGAATGATCATCCAGCTGAACGAACGGACGACTGAGCTGGTCAGCAGGGGAAAGATGGCCAGCGCCAGCAGGATGCCTTTTTTGCGCGGCCCCAGCTTGGAGATGTAGTACGCTGCCGGGAACCCGAGCAGAATGCAAACGATCGTGGTCACGATGCTCACTTGCAGGGTAGTCAGTAAAATTTTCAAGAAGTATTGGTCGGTCAAAAACGTAAGGTAGCCCTCCAGGGTAAAGCTACCTTCGTGAAAGAAGGTGGACCCGATCGTCAGCGCGATCGGGATGATCATGAACAGCGTCAAAAACAGCACGCCAGGCAATAGCAGCAAGTAAAGACCCTTTTTTTTCATCCGATTTACTCCTGTTCCCGATATCGTCAGGCTTTCAGGGCGCGGATAAAGCGCTCAAAAAACGCTTCGTCATCCACGGCCAGGCAGACGTTCATATTCGGTTCCATCCCCAGTCGATTCTGGAAATCGCAAACCGTTTGCCCATCACACAGGTCGCTTCTCGTCTCGACATCGACATACAGCTTTTGGGTCGTGACCAGGTCGCGGTCCAAGGCGACTGCCACGGCGAGCGGATCGTGCATCGCGCAAGCCCGCACGCCGTTGCGCTCGAAGTAGCGCTGGAGATAGTCGGCTGTGCTTTGCTTTACGTAACGGCCAATCGGCGTATCGCCCAGCTCGCGGATATGGTCTTCGTTCAACAGGACTTTTCTCGTCACGTCGAGCCCGACGAGCGTCAACTCCGGGAAGCCGGCGTGAAAGACGACCTTGGCCGCTTCCGGATCGACGAACATGTTGTACTCCGCCGTCGGAGTGACGTTCCCATGCTCGCGTACGACACCGCCCATAAAGACCACTTCTTTGACATGGTGCACCAGCTGCGGACATTTTCTTACTGCCAGAGCCAGATTGGTCAAAGGACCGGTCATGATCAAGGTAATTTGGCCAGGCTGCGCCAGCACATTTTCGACGATGAAGTCGGGACCGAAGCCCTTTGCCGGCTGCGTCACGACGGTCGTATCGCGCAAAGCCCCGCCTAAACCGTCCTCGCCATGTACCCGGTGCTCGAAAAACATCGGCCGCAAGAGGGGCTGGCTGGCCCCCGGCACTACGGGAACTTGCCCGCCTATTTGCAGCAAATCGAGAATCTTGCACGTATTTTCCGTCGCTTTGGCGAGAGAAACGTTGCCGTTGACAGTCGTAATCCCGACCAGGTCAAACTCGCCGCTTTTCGCCGCGAGGATAATCCCGAGAGCATCATCGATCCCAGTGTCTACATCCAGAATGACCTTCCGCATGGTGAGTCCGCCTCCTAGCGTCATAAAATGCAACAAGGGTATAACCTCATCGCCTATACCCTTGTTGTTCGATCTGTCCTGTTATTATCCGGTGATTTCGCGGTTCCAACGATCGATCCAAGCTTTGGAGTGCTCATTGACGAATTTCATATCCAGCTTGCGCAGCTTGTTGATGGTCTCTTCGCCGTAGGTCACGCCTTTTGCTTCTTCGTCCGTCAGCTTCACTTCTTTGTTTACCGGAGAATCCACTTTCGCTTTGGCCGTTTTCTCTTGTACTTCCTTGCTCAATTGCCAGTTGATGAATTCTTCCGCCAGCTCTTTGTGCTTGCTGCCTTTGACGATGTTGACGGTGTTCATTACCGCGTAGCCGCCTTCTTCCGGGCTCACGAACTTCGCTTCCGGAACAGCCGCTTGAATGTCTTTGAAGTACATCTCCATGATCGGTCCGGCCGCAATCTCTTCCTGGCTGAACATGTTTACGTATTCCGACGTTTTGTCGTAGTATTTCACAACACCTTTATTGACTTCCTTCATTTTGGAAAAGGCCTGTTCTTCATTGAATTCCTTGCTGCCAGCGGCCTGGGATGCGGCATCCAGCATCATCGGGCCGGTAGTCGAAGTGATGTTCGGGAGAGTCAGCTTGCCCGCCAGCTCCGGGTTCCACAGGTCCTTCCAGCTCTTGATATCCGTCTTGATGACGTTCGGATTGTAGACGATCCCGAACTGCCCGATGGTATAGGCAGGGCCGTAATCCTCGCCCAGCGGAGCTTTGGCGATGTCGTAAATTTTATCGAGGTTCGGGATATGGCTGCGATCGATCTTTTCGAAAGCGCCGCTCTCGATTCCTTGTTGCGCATAGTAGTCCGACAAGTAGATCAAATCCACATCGGAGCTGCCTTGGCGGATTTTATTCAGGCGCTCTGCGTTGTTTCCGATCTCCAGCACGATTTTTACGTTGTGCTCTTTCTCGAATGGCTCGTACACTTCTTTGCGGAAGAAATCTTCAGAAAAGCCCCAAGTAGAAATGACCAGTTTTTCCGGCTCGCCCTTGGCAGCTCCTCCCGCCGCGTTTTCCTTCGGTTGCTCGCTATTGCCGCAACCCGCCAGCGCCAGCGAAATCATAGAAAAAGAAAGTACTCCTGTCAGCCACTTTTTCATTTTGTATTCCTCCATTTTTGGTTTCGGATCGAATGGTTTCCTTTGTTTGACAGTACAACCCTGTTTGCGCCTACTTTTCCACTGGCTTCATCGGCCTATGCGCCATCACACCTTCGAATAGAAATAAATGGAAAAAAAGAAAAGAAAAGCGCCCTTGATTAGAAGTGTGAATTCTAAACAAGAGCACTTTTCTTCGTAAACAAAGAGAAGCGACACCCGTTTTCCATCGCCTTCGGTCTTCCTCTCAGATAGATCCAAGAGGAAAATCCGAACGGCTCTGTCAGGTATTCGTTTGCGGTTCAGCCAAAATGACGTTCGTGATGGCCCATTGCGTAGCCGAGTCGTAATCCCTCAGCACGGCTTCCATGTCGAGGTTGAGTTCTTCCTGCAGACGTTCCCGCAGTTTCTTCTTATAAAGAAGCGACATACGGAAATCGACCTCGAGCTTGAGAGCGGGCGCCTCCCCTTCCAATGCCGCCGACCGCGGAGAACGCCGGTGCTTGGCATAAAAGGTGATGATCTGGTTGTCGATAGTTACTCTCAGGAGGGTTGTCCCAAATCCGAACAACTCCTTGGCTATCTCATTATAGATAGCAGACAGCCTTTTCTTGCTTTCGTTTGTGTCCTGTATAGTCATGACATCACCTGCGAGAGTAAGTATCAGGCTCGTTGATTGTTTTTCATTATACATATGATCCGAGCCTCAATCAAGTAATCATTCGTATTTTGATCAATTTACAAAAATTCAGTCTACATAAATTGATTTTGGAAAAACATTTGACACGCTTAAAAAGGCGCGCTATAATCCAACTAACCAAATCAGAATAAATTGGTTTTAACTGCATACCCACATCTCTTATGAAGAGAGGCGGAGGGACTGGCCCTGTGAAGCCTCGGCAACCTATCTCGTACAGATATGGTGCCAAATCCAGCGGAAGATATTCCGGAAGATAAGAGAGGACAGCGACCGTCTAACCATGACCGTTTCGACCTCTTCTTCTGGAAGAGGTCTTTTTTGTACAGCTGGAACTCGGTATTCCTACGCGGTTTCCTTGCATCCATTCGGTTTTTACTTTTCAAAACATAGATAATCATTTGACAAGGGGAGAAACCATCATGAAAAAATCAGGACTGATTCTTAGCTCACTGCTGCTCGCAGCATCCTTGCTGACTGCTTGCGGCGCCAAACAGGAAGCGGCACCGGCGGCAAACGCTGGCACCGAACAAAAAACCATCAAGGTAGGCGTAACGGGCGGTCCGCACGAAGAAATTTTCAACAAAGTGAAGGAAGTGGCCAAGACCCAAGGCCTCGATGTAGAAGTGGTCGTTTTCAATGACTATGTGCAGCCCAACCAGGCGCTCGATAAAGGGAATCTGGACCTCAACAGCTTTCAGACGATTCCTTTCCTGAACAAATTCAACGAGGACCACAAAACCAAGCTGGTCGAGATCGGCAAAGGCGTTACCTTCCCAATGGGGATTTACTCCACCAAGCACAAGAAGGTGGAAGAGATTCCGGAAGGCGGCGTAGTAGGGATTCAAAACGACCCGACGCAACGCGCTCGAGCTTTGCTGCTCTATCAAGCTGCCGGGCTGATCAAGCTGAAGGATGGCGCGGGTGACAATGCTACCCCGCTCGATATCGTGGAAAACCCGAAAAAGCTGGAGTTCAAAGAATTGGAGGCTCCTTTCCTGGCTCGCTCCCTGAAAAACTTTGAAGCGGCGACGATCAACACCAACTTTGCCATGGAAGCCGGCTATTCTCCGAAAAAAGACGCCATTTTCGCGGAAGGCGCCGACTCGCCGTACGTAAACGTCCTGGTAGCAAAAGAAGAGAACAAGGACAACCCTGCTTTCAAAAAGCTGGTAGACATCTACCGTTCCGAAGAAGTTAAGAAATTCATCGACGAACACTTTGATGGAGCTGTGCTCCCATCCTGGTAAGACACTGACTATCCAACAACAAGGAGACTGGAGAGATGATACAGCTAACCGATATCCATAAGACGTACAAGGTGGGCAACAAGCAGGTCGAGGCGTTGAAGGGCGTGACCCTGAACGTGGAGAGAGGACAAATTTTCGGCGTGATCGGCTTTAGCGGAGCAGGGAAAAGCACCCTGCTTCGCACGATCAACCTCCTCGAAAAACCGTCCGGCGGCACCGTCGTAGTCAACGGTCAGGATATGCTTTCCCTGAAAGAAAAAGAGCTGAGACAAGCGCGCAAAAAGATCGGGATTATCTTTCAGCACTTCAACCTGCTGTCTTCCTATAATGTCTTTGACAACGTAGCCGAGATTTTGCGAATGAACCGCGTACCGAAAGATGTCATCAAGCAAAAGGTGGAGGATCTGCTGCGATTGGTCGGCCTCGAAGACAAGGCCCACTCCTACCCGTCTCAGCTGTCGGGGGGCCAAAAACAGCGTGTCGGCATCGCGCGGGCGCTGGCGACCGATCCGGAGATTCTGCTGTGCGACGAAGCCACTTCGGCTCTCGACCCGCAGACGACCGACTCGATCCTCGAGCTGCTTCTGGACATCAACCGGAAGTTCAATTTGACCATCGTGCTGATCACACATGAGATGCAGGTCATCAAAAAAATCTGCGACCACGTAGCCATCATGGAAAACGGTCTGATCATCGAGCAAGGGACGGTTCTGGACATTTTCAGCAATCCGCAGCAGCCTACGACCCGGAACTTCATCAAAACCATTTTTGATGACAATGTGCCGCATGAAATCCTGTCGAAAATCAAACAGACCGGGCCGTCGGCAAAAATTTTGCGCGTCGCTTTCCGCGGGGATGCTGCCCTCGACCCTGTCCTCGGTACCTTGTCTGCCCGCTTCCCGGTCAGCACCAACCTGCTGTACGGCTCGATCACGTCGATCAAGGGAACGGCCCTGGGCATTTTGCTCCTGCACATTTCCGGTGAGGAAAAGGCGGTGCAGGACGGCATCGCGTTCTTGCGAGAATCGGTGTACAACGTAGAAATCGTGACACGAGAGGAGGGTTCCCGCTAATGGACCGCTTGGCAGAAATGATCCCCGTATTCGGACAGTCTCTGGAAGAAACCGTCATCATGGTCGGCATCTCCCTGTTTGTGGCGACAATCGTCGGCATTCCTTTGGGAATCCTGCTCGTGATCACGCAAGGCAACCACCTGTTCCCGAACAAGTGGATCTACCACACCTTGAACACCGTCATCAACGTCGTTCGCTCTCTTCCTTTCATTATTTTGATGGTAGCCATCATTCCGTTTACGGAGCTGATCGTCGGCACCTCCATCGGGATCGAAGGAGCGATCGTCCCGCTGATCGTGTACACAGCTCCCTACATTTCCCGCCTGATGGAGACGGCCCTGCTGGACGTCGACCGCGGCGTGATCGAGGCGTACCAGGCGATGGGCGCTTCCCGGACGCAGATCATCTTCCGCATCATGCTTCGCGAAGCGCGTCCAGGCATCGTGCTTTGTCTGACCATCGCAACCATAGGCCTGATCGGAGCGACTGCGATGGCGGGTGCGGTCGGGGCAGGCGGATTGGGCGACCTCGCCCTGCGCTACGGCTACCAGCAATGGGACATCGAAGTCATGATCATCACAGTAGTGATCCTGGTCGTGCTCGTCCAGCTGATCCAGTCGCTCGGCAACTGGGCAGCCCGAAAGCTGAAAAAGAGTGCGTAAGCGCGTAAACCTCTAGCCGGCATATGGTTAGAGGTTTTGTGCTATTGTCAAAAGCAAAAGAGTAAAGTGAAATGGAGGCATTCTACATGCGCAGCATCCCCGAAACGCTGTTGGAAGATTTGAAAAAAATCACCGCCGATGACCGTGCTACCGCCAATGAAACCATGCTGCATCAGCACAGCAAGGACGAGTCTCACCATAGCCCCGTGCTGCCGGACGTCGTCGTATTCCCGACTTCCCGGGAAGAGGTAGCGGGCATTTTGAAGTACGCGAACGAACACTCCATCCCTGTCGTCCCCTTTGGCGCGGGCTCCAGCCTGGAGGGCCACTGCATCCCGCTGCAGGGAGGCATTTCCCTCGATTTTCAACAGATGAATCAAATCGTCGAGGTGCGACCGGACGACTTCCTCGTGCGCGTCCAGCCTGGTGTCACCCGCACCCAGCTCAATGCCGCCCTGAAAAAACACGGACTCTTCTTCCCGGTCGATCCCGGTGCAGATGCGACGATCGGGGGCATGACCGCCACCAACGCGAGCGGTACGACCAGCGTCCGCTACGGCATCATGCGCAGCCAGGTGCGGGACCTCGAAGTCGCGCTGGCTGACGGCTCGATCATTCGTACCGGCGGCCTGTCCGCCAAGTCGTCTTCGGGCTACCATCTGACAGGACTGTTTGTCGGATCTGAGGGGACGCTTGGCGCCTTTACGGAAATCACCCTGAAAGTGTACGGCATTCCCGAGACTGTGATCGCCGGACGGGCTGCCTTCCCTACAGTAAAGGCAGCCGTGGATGGGGCCTTGTCGCTGCTTGCGGCCGGTATTGCCATCGCCCGCGTCGAGCTGGTAGACAGCGCCTCGATTCGCCAAGTCAACCTGCACAGCGAAACCGACTATCTGGAGCAGCCCACCTTGTTCCTCGAATTCCACGGCAACGAAGCCGGCCTTTCTCACGACGTATCCTTCGCCCAGGATCTTCTGGCGGAGCATGGCTGCGTGGACTTCCTGGTGGAGACAGACTCCAAAAAGCGCGCCAAGCTGTGGGAAGCCCGTCACAACCTCGCATACGCCTACAAGCACGGCTTCTCCGGAAAAGAAATGATGCTCACAGACGTATGTCTTCCCCTGTCCGAATTGACAGGAGCGGTCGTCTACGCTCGTGAGGTGATTGACCAAAGCGGTCTGGCAGGCGGTGTCCTCGGCCACGTAGGGGACGGCAACTTCCACACGACTCTCATGTTCAACAAGCAGGATCCGGCCGAAGTACAGCTCGCAGAAGAGGTCAATGCCAAAATCGTCGAGTACGCCCTGCAAAAAGGCGGCACCTGCACTGGCGAGCACGGCATCGGCATCGGGAAAAAGAAGTACCTCCAAAAGGAGCATCCGGATACTTTGCCGTGGATGAAGCTCATTAAACAGCAATTTGACCCGAAAAACATCCTGAATCCGGGCAAAATCCTCCCGTAGCCACGTCTCGCTCGTCCCTGCTTCCTATTGTTCACGGTTTGTTTGGTGGTAATTGACCACATATTCGTGTACACTTATTTATGTATATAGGGTCATACCAAAGAGAGGGGCTTCGCGATTCGCATGAAAAAATTACTCATGTTGTTGGTTGCCGTTACACTCGTATTCGCTTCCGGCGGGTATATCGACCACGCCGATGCAAAAGGCTACAAATCCGGTAAAAAAACGTTTAACTCGAACACGGCTCCTACGCATACGCAAACACCAAGCAAGGGCGATTCAAATGTAAACGCTAGTACCAATAAAAGCACGACTACGCCGACCAATACGCCTTCCACAGCTGCTCCAAGCAAGAGCGGCGGCTTCATGAAAGGTCTGCTTGTAGGCGGTCTCGCCGGAATGCTGTTCGGCGGATTGTTTGGCAACATGGGCGCACTGGGAGCGATTTTCGGCTTCTTAATCAACATGCTGGCGATCGTCGCCGTCATCGTCCTGATTCGCAAGATCTTCGTCTACTTTAAAACGCAACGTGAAAAGAAACAGGAATTGAACCCATGGAAAAGATAACGATTTCCGAGCAAGTATTGATCAACGCCATTTGCCTGCACGTGGCGAGCAAGAAGCAGATTCAGCCGCAAGAGGTCGAAGTTGAGCTGATGTGGGATGATGAGTACGGCTTCTCGGCTGAAGTATACGCGCTGGGAAGGAAGCAGGTCTTCATCGAGGTCAATTTGATCGAGGCGATCCGTTACTATCTCGAGACGCAGATGGGACGCAATCCGTATTCCGCAGGCATCGAGCTGGTGCTGGACGAAGAGGAAGGCATCCTTGCCTATGTGACGTACCAAAGCTAAGTCAACCGAAGAGCTAGCTACAAAGAACAGCCAATCCGAATCTATCGGATTGGCTTTCTGCTATTTCTGGCAATCGAAATCCTCGCTGCATGGCGATGGGGGATCCCACCCGACTGAAAGGTCAAATCAAAAAGACCATTCCCAGGAGGCTTACCCAGGAATGGCCCGGCATTTCCAGTCTGACGTTTTATTTCAAGTCAGCCAGCACTTCATCCGCCATGTTGGCTGTCGACACCAGTCCGCCTCCGGAGAGGTACCAGTAGTTTTGGTCGAGGTAGATGATTTGGCCGTTTTTATAGGCTTTCGTATTTTTGATCAAGTCGTTGTCCAGCGTTTTTTGTGCAGGAGCTGCTGCGTCCTTGTTGGTAGCCACCGCAGCCGTGCGGTCTACGACAAACAGATAGTCAGGGTCTTTTTCCACGATGTACTCGAACGAGACGCTTTGTCCGTGAGTGGATACTTCGATATTTTTGTCTACCGGCGCAAATCCGAACACGTCGTGCAGGATGCCGAAGCGGGATCCTGGGCCGTATGCGCTGAGCTTGCCTTCGTTGATCAGAACGATCAAAGCGTTTTTGCCGCTTGCCGTAGCTTTTTCATTCAGCTTTTTGATGGAATCATTGATTTTCGCCAGCTCTTCATCGACTTGCGCTTCTTTGCCAAAGATGGTGCCCAACGTTTTCATATTCTCGGTAAAGGACTCCATGTACTTGGAGGTATCTACGCCCAGGAAGATGGTCGGTGCGATTTTGTTCAGTTCTTCGTAAGCTTCTTGCTGACGGCCGGAAATAAAGATGACATCCGGCTTCATCGCATTGATTTTCTCGAAGTCAGGCTCTTTCAGGCTTCCGACATTCGTGTACTTCGCGTCTTTGAACTTTTCCAGATACGGAGGAATATTGGCTTGCGGTACGCCTGCTACCTCAATGCCCAGTTTGTCCAGGGAATCCAGTACACCGTAGTCAAAGGCGACAACCGTTTTCGGGTTTTTCTTCAGCTTGGCTTCACCCAGTTTGTGCTTGATCGTCAATTCCTCTGATGCTGCAGCGTTGGAAGCGTCTCCGGAAGCTGCCGGTGTCTGAGCCGGCGCTGCGGTGTTCGATCCGCAAGCTGCCGTAAATACCGCCATCAGCACCGCCATGAACAGCATGATCCATTTTTTGTTCATCTTTATCACCTCTATGTAAGAGTAAAGTTATATAAAATTTCCGATGGACCTATCCATCTGGATAATTTTATTGACAGAAAAAGATTCTCATTCTCATGTAAAAAAAGAAGAGCATCAGGCATAGTACACACAGATTTTGTTCTGATCGATGTCCTGAATTTGAATATCCATGTCGTACACGTCTTTCAAGGTTTTGGAGCTGATGATATCCGCGGTCGCCCCTTCTCTTACGACTTTGCCGTCTTTGAGCGCCACGATGTAATCCGAGTAGCACGACGCGAAGTTGATATCGTGGATCACGATCACCACGGTTTTCCCCATCTCGTCCACGAGACGCCGGAGCACTTTCATGATCTGAACCGAGTGCTTCATATCGAGATTGTTCAGAGGCTCATCGAGGAGGATGTACTCCGTATTTTGAGCGACTACCATGGCGATGTAAGCCCGCTGCCTTTGACCGCCGCTGAGCTGGTCCAGGTACTTGTGCTGAATGTCCTCCAGCTCCAGGTAACGGATCGCCTCATCGACGTACTGCCAGTCTTCGCGGGACAAATTCCCTTGAGAATACGGAAAACGTCCAAAGCTCACGAGCTCGCGAATGGTCAATCGGACGGTGATGTGATTGGTCTGCTTCAGGATGGAAATCTTTTTGGCCAGATCCTGGCTTTTGCACTGGCCGATTTCCTTTCCCTCCAGATAAATCTCCCCTTGATCTTTGGTCATCAGACGGCTGATCATGGACAGCAGTGTGCTTTTCCCGGCCCCGTTCGGACCGATAAATGACGTGATTTTTCCCTTGGCGATTTTCAGCGAAACGTTTTCCACGACATTTTTGCCACCATACTGTTTTGAGACATTCCGGATTTCTACCATGATTTATTCTCCTTTAACAGAAGATAGATGAAGTAAACCCCGCCGATGAAGTTCACGATGACACTCAAGGTCGTCGAGAACGTAAACACCCGCTCGACAATCAGCACGCCGCCTACCAGCGAAATAATGCTGATCAGCACGGAGCCGGTTATCAGATACTTGTGCTGGTATGTTTTCATCACTTGGTGAGCCAGATTGGCTACCAGCAATCCCAAGAAAGTGATGGGTCCTACCAACGCGGTGGCGATCGATACCAGGATCGCGATGACGATCAAAAAGCGCTTCACCACAAAATCGTAGGGAATCCCGAGGTTGATCGCCTGATCCCGTCCCAAGGAAAGAACATCGAGGTATTTTATGTACTTCCAGAAGTAAGCGGCCACGCCCAGCACCAGGACTACGCTGATGACAAGAAGATCCGTATTGACATTGTTAAAGCTCGCGAACATCTTGTCTTGGACGACCTGAAATTCATTTGGGTCGATCAACACCTGCATAAAGGTAGAGAGGCTGTTGAACAGCGTCCCAAAAATGATCCCGACCAGCAGCAAAAAGTAGATGTTTTGCCCTTCTCTTTTGAAGAGCCACTTGTACAGCAGCCCGGCAAACAGGACCATCAAAGCAGCTGACAGGAGAAAATTCACATTCTTGTTCATCAGAGTCATATGGGTCGAGCCAAACAAGTACACGACAAAGGTCTGGATGAACAGGTACAGCGAATCCAGCCCGATAATGCTCGGCGTGAGGATCCGGTTATTCGTGATCGTCTGGAATACCATCGTAGAGAAGGCGATAATCCCGCCCGTCAACACAATCGCCAAAATCTTTTTGAATCGTCGCGGCAAAACGTAATCCCAGTTTCCGCCGGCGTCTATCAACATGAATGTCGCTATCAGCGCTATGGCAACGATCGCTAAAATCCATACCTTCGCTTTCATCGGTCATAAGCCTTTCTTCTCATAAGTAGGAAAATGAACATCCCGCTGCCGATTACCCCGACCATCAATCCGATCGATATTTCATACGGGAAGATGATCAGCCGCCCCAATATGTCGCAGCACA
Proteins encoded:
- a CDS encoding ABC transporter ATP-binding protein — encoded protein: MVEIRNVSKQYGGKNVVENVSLKIAKGKITSFIGPNGAGKSTLLSMISRLMTKDQGEIYLEGKEIGQCKSQDLAKKISILKQTNHITVRLTIRELVSFGRFPYSQGNLSREDWQYVDEAIRYLELEDIQHKYLDQLSGGQRQRAYIAMVVAQNTEYILLDEPLNNLDMKHSVQIMKVLRRLVDEMGKTVVIVIHDINFASCYSDYIVALKDGKVVREGATADIISSKTLKDVYDMDIQIQDIDQNKICVYYA
- a CDS encoding iron chelate uptake ABC transporter family permease subunit — protein: MKAKVWILAIVAIALIATFMLIDAGGNWDYVLPRRFKKILAIVLTGGIIAFSTMVFQTITNNRILTPSIIGLDSLYLFIQTFVVYLFGSTHMTLMNKNVNFLLSAALMVLFAGLLYKWLFKREGQNIYFLLLVGIIFGTLFNSLSTFMQVLIDPNEFQVVQDKMFASFNNVNTDLLVISVVLVLGVAAYFWKYIKYLDVLSLGRDQAINLGIPYDFVVKRFLIVIAILVSIATALVGPITFLGLLVANLAHQVMKTYQHKYLITGSVLISIISLVGGVLIVERVFTFSTTLSVIVNFIGGVYFIYLLLKENKSW